The genomic region ttagatatttgaacTGGAAAACAATTCAGTGATAATGTTTGCTTATTCACACACTATGGTACAATAGCAGTAAGAGCTACAGTAAGAGCTAATCTCTTCACAACTGGGTTCTCGCTCGCTTTCTGACACTAAGtgaaatttgttacatttatttctCAACACAAATACCCCCTTTTTACAAAGCTTTCAAATCAAGTCACTCAGTTTCATTAATGTTTTGCTGAATCATCAGGTCATCATTATTATCTCAGGGCATGTTTCATTGAGCAGGGCTCTTCCTATTAGTTCTTCTGAATGACAATCCTACCTGCCCATTCGGGTGTGTTGGGCTCATGACTGGAGCTCGGTAACGTCACTGGGCCTTGCTCTTCACTATTAGCAGCAAAACGGACTAGAGGCGGCTGCTGCTGAAGAGCTAAGAAAAAGTTTGATACATGAACGTGGTTTGCAGACAGCATTGTTTTGCGCGGTCGCATCTTGCACTGCTCCTAACTACCTTCACGTGATAATTACTTACCGGCCTCGTCGTCatcatttgtttttttgagtAACAATGTGAACAGCTTAGAACATTTGGCCGCGTCAGTTTCCAGAgccttcttatttattttttattctggcCTTTTCACCGCCGTCTTTGCGCTTCCTATTATTTATTAGAAATATGATcagaaatgtaaatataaaacacatataaaGACTTTCTATAAATCCTGCTATCATGACAATGGTCTGTCAGTTTCTGTCAGAATGGATCGAGGCTTCAGGTTTAATATCATATTCAATAAACACTATTGTATCCTAATACATAAGCAGAGACCATGAGGAACAGACTTCTGTAGTCATTATGAGTTCACTGTATGATCTGATGATCTTCTGAAATACAGTTCAGATTCACTCAGAAACTCGAgtgattattaaatatatttctatcAGATGTTAatgctgtgtgtgtttctatCTGAAGGATGTTTTGCGCTGGTGTCAGATCTGCTGAGACTCACTGTGTTGGACAGTTTCCAGCATCTTCTTCCAGACTCTGGACCGCAGGTTACCCAGATAACGGGACACATCAATCAAAGCTCCAGAACTCATCCGTGGATCCGGCTGTGGGATCTGGACTCTGGAGGAACATTCAGGAGTCAGAACTGCAGTGAATTTGAGTTCAGATCCACTGAGAGAAGAGATACGAGCAGCTCACTCACCTTTCCATTGAGGCGTTAAAGTTCTGGAAAATATAGAGTTTGAAAACATGTTAATATCTTATCAAACACTCTCATTGTCAGTGAGGCTCAAGTTGTTTTATGCTCAAAGAATGAAGCCAGATTGATTGGTCACCTTTAGAAACGAGACGTCGTTGGCTTTCATCATCTCCTCCATGTCTCtgattgtgtgtgaaagagctgagatgtgtgtgttcatctccTCCAGCTTCTCCTTCATCCTCTGCTTCTTCTGCTCCTCTTCCTCCCTCAGTGCAGTGATTGTAGCTTCTTCTTCATCTCTGAGAAACTGATGAAGCTTCTCAAACTCTTCTTTAATCTGACGCTCTGTGTGCTCAGCTTGAGACTGAAATCACATCACATTCACTTCAGTCAGCTCTGTGTGAACACACACTCCACTAATGTCAAtaataaactgtgtgtgaatgttGAGTGTTTAACTCTTTACACATCCTCACCTCGATGTGTTGGATTGTTTCATCACACTCTCCTTTCATTTCTTCTCCATGTTTGAGCTTGTTTTGTAAGGACGTCAGCGCTGTATTAAATTCCTCCTACAGGTTAAGATTAAAATCTGTCAAACTAATGAAGCAATAAGGCaggacatatatttttgaagcttTTAACTGTAAACAATGAAaatcaagaaatcatgtttttgccaaaccccaccccaccccataatcccccctctactaaactttacacttggcacaatgcagtcaggcaagtcccatTCTCCTGGAAACCGCCAGAttcgtccatgggattgccaGATAGAAAAGCGTGATTGGTCCAGTGGCGGTAGGGCTGAGCGGTATATCGAGTTTgtacaatatatcgatatatttttaagagacGACATGGAATGAGGCAAAACCGTTTATATCGATATACAGCAGATTGATACGAGCGCATCTGGAAAATAGCTGGTATGCTGAGTGAGCTGATGCAGAGAAAGTGCATGGTACAATTTGCCTTCAACATGACACGCTTTTTTATTAAGGGCTTCAAGATAACTGACTATAGTGCAGCAGAATGGGACAGAGATCTAACTTAGACTCGTTATTACTACCTTGCACCTTCCTGGAAtgtttctataaatatatatttctgtgcATTCTGACTAATAAACAAATCTCCCCACTATCCTGCAGCAGTCCAGTGCCCGTCCTCTCAGTAACAGTGTTTTTCTCGTACTCATCATATTTTATACCTGTTGCGTTTACATTTCTCAATGAATTTGACTAATAAAAAGGATCGCTTGTGTGTGCTGGTGCTTTTAGTCCAGCCTTTAAGTGGAATAAATGCTCGGTATGTGccttaaataaatgcaaagttAGAGGAAAATGACAGCCAACTATAGGCCTAAGTTACACTGAATATTAATTAAGCATTTTGGGCATAATTTATAATGTAAATTACATACAATAATTTGGAGTAAAtgaaaaatgacagaataacaaattgtttaatacaaataaataatagatCGTATTCATCAGGTGTCAACACACTTCAGCATCGCGGTCACTAGACGATGACTGACACCCTGTGGTGAAATAATGGCGTATGTTTACAGAGCTTTCTCAGGTCGGCTTGGATGGATTAAAATTTCATTTTCCGTTgagtttgtaaaataaagtACATCGTAATCATCAGAACATCTCTCCTCCACTCTCTGTCTGATTCCACTACCTGGCGGGCATCCTCCCAAAATGGCGGGGTGGTGATTTCTGGGGGCGGGGCGTGGTGTCATGACGACATCTCATTCTCAATTGAGAATTTCCACGACAGGTGCTTTCCTCAGTGCATAACTTACATTTCACATGTATATTCTCCATCTGAAAATGTTAGAAAGTCCAGCAAATATGTCCATTTTGCTGTCAGGAGAGGACGAGccttttaaaagtaaatattcGCTAAAATCCAGGCTTTCATGAACGAGCGCCGCCGTGTTCGGCATACAGACGGAGCGCAATAAAATAGGAACGCTATAATTATGACTAAAATATTTGTTATTGGACAATAAGTATCCCATATGTGGAGTTTCAGACCTACAAGTAAGTATATTTTTTGTGAAAGTGACCATTATAATGGGGTAatataaatataggctatgcttatattattttcatttttagtttagtgaatttaaaaacaaaatgattaattttgtttttagattgcAAACCCCCAATTTtcacataatatattgcatagcctacatttgaactgtatttgtttatagTCTTTAATATCAACATTGTTTTTAGGACATCACTGGGCAGGatgtgaaatacattttttattaaagaatttttttaaacagatttttttttcttcatccaAATCGAAACACTTAGAAAATACCgggatatgatttttttttgggctatatcgcccagccctaagtggcggctgctttactccactgcattccacgctttgcattgcacttggtgatgtaaggcttgaagcgtggaatatttagtagtgaggaaatgtcaggaatggacttattgcacaggtggcaacctatcacggccccacgcttgagttcactgagctcctgagagcgacccattcttacactaatgtgtgtagaagcgtctgctggccgagagctggagttatacacctgtggccatgaagagactgaacacctgaactcggGGATCTGGAGGAgcggcccaatacttttggcaatatagtgtattttagTATCAAACACTTTTGGTGTGTCTTGTAATAAATCACATttgaaaaaatatgaataacCCATGACATATCtattttttccaaacatgtTTGTGCTGAACTTTAGACCAGTTGAAGCTTAGTGGATAATTTTATATCAGTAGTGATCATGGAGATTTAGTCTGAGGAAAAGTAAATAGGCTACTATTCTATTGTATACACAAATATTACCGTGTGTATCACTGTATTTAGCATTAAATGAGAGACATTTGTCTTACCTTGTAAGATGAAATCACTTCACTGACGGGTCTGAAtgtgtgtttggtgtgtttCTCTGAGTCTCTGCACACGACACACACAGGTTGTTTGTCCTCCAGACAGAAGAGTTTGAGTTTCTCACTGTGTAAACTGCAGATCTCCTCAGACTCTGATGAACGCCTCTCATTTCTCTCCTTTATCAACGATTCACACAAGTTTTTTAACTCTAGATTAACTGGCGGTTCAGGTTTTGAGGATCTTCTCCTGCAGACGGGACACTCCTGAGTTTCCTGAGTTTTCCAGAACTGTTGTAGACACTCTTTACAAATACTGTGACTACAGGACAGAAAAACAGGAACCTTGAAGATTTCAAGGCAAACAGGACAAGTAGGATCTTCCAAAGATTTTGAATCCATTTCCTCGTCTTGTAAAAGATCCAGTGATCTAcaatttactttcactttctaaACTTTGCTTGGAAAAGAGACTAGATATTACAATACAAATCTAAttaagaaataataaaaaatgctaATATAATGTGTCCTCCTCTGTTCTTCTCAATACCGACTCGTTTTAGCTTTCAGTAAAAATTAAAGCAAGATATAATAAGACTGAAAACGGTTTTGTAATATGGTGGCGTTTCTGCTGTAACATAAACCCAGTGGTGGGCCGGCCATTGGAgaccctcgctgcagcctgcgGTGGACGTCCAACCCCGCCCACATCCAAGTGTGACGTCAGAAGCCACGCTCATTCCTGGATACGTCACATACTCGTTGACATTGAAAAAAACGATTATACTACTAGATTAAAAAGTTCGTCGAGAAAAACTTTACGTTGGCTTGGGAGAGAGTCGATCAGAAAGTTTGAAAAGGTTTGAAAAGCTTaaagtttaaatatatttagtttaaagTAGTTTGAAGTTTAAAGTTTGACGTATTTGaagtagatagatagatagatagatagatagatagatagatagatagatagatagatagatagatagatagatagatagatagatgtgggCCAGTGACAAATAAGGTTTTCAACTGATACAAAATTCAAATAGGCCTAGCTTAAAACTGCACATCACAGTAGTTATTATCTTTATGGgacgtatttatttatttatttatttatttttacttatgACTGAAATCTAAATTATAAACAATGCATTTAAAGTACTTTAACTGAGAATCATGTCAACACCAGTCAAAATGTCATACGGGATAACGTTAATGCATTTTCTATGATTaaaacttttcaaatcaataatACTTAAGGAATATATAAAGTGATACAGTAAACAATGTGTAGAGCTCAGAAAAAGAACATTTGCACAGcaatttttttcattatattgtgatttctttAAACATGACCCTACTTGTTCAAGTTCTTTTCTCACATTTTAACACTGCGATGTGatttaaaatgcaaaatgtctggaaatgttttaaatgaCTCGGTATCATGTTATTATTGTTTTCTCACCGCCATGAAGTGAAATAATGTAGCCTATTTCAATGATTTAATGTCAGTGTTGGACTcagctgtgctgcttaatattttttataacctGCTGTGATACTCTTTTCAAGattttttgattaataaaaagtttaaaagaacataaaattatattatatttcacaatattaggcTACTActttttctgtattttgttgaaataaatgcgggcttgatgagcataagacaCTTCTggcaaaaacataaaatatccaaactacacacacacacacacacacacacacacacacacacacacacacacacacacacacacacacacacacacacacacacacacactgccccttggATGACAG from Pseudorasbora parva isolate DD20220531a chromosome 11, ASM2467924v1, whole genome shotgun sequence harbors:
- the LOC137092858 gene encoding E3 ubiquitin-protein ligase TRIM35-like is translated as MDSKSLEDPTCPVCLEIFKVPVFLSCSHSICKECLQQFWKTQETQECPVCRRRSSKPEPPVNLELKNLCESLIKERNERRSSESEEICSLHSEKLKLFCLEDKQPVCVVCRDSEKHTKHTFRPVSEVISSYKEEFNTALTSLQNKLKHGEEMKGECDETIQHIESQAEHTERQIKEEFEKLHQFLRDEEEATITALREEEEQKKQRMKEKLEEMNTHISALSHTIRDMEEMMKANDVSFLKNFNASMERVQIPQPDPRMSSGALIDVSRYLGNLRSRVWKKMLETVQHTPLTLDPNTADPRLTLSSDLTSVCVSLSDGDKTLPDNPERFDWYPCVLGSEGFNSGTHCWDVEVGDSTGWTLGITTASNQRKGKDFFDSNVWCVGYWNSKYFSHSPDQPVTYFPVKVKLQRVRVQLDYDGGTVSFSDPVTNTHLLTFTTSFTETVFPFLGNGCTTPLRILPVKLIITAENHS